The Streptomyces spororaveus genome includes a region encoding these proteins:
- a CDS encoding CehA/McbA family metallohydrolase — protein MPSERPPSDAPDPCPSPGYGPAPGSGPRVERRSLLRLGALLAAGGAAALVPAPIAHAATRGQGTDTVTTTYRGRSPYGNDQWAYVPFDVPAGVQRISVATTHDAAAGILDLGVFGPSGFRGWSGGARSGFTLSAADATPGYVPGPVEPGAWSVILGPMVGSTGGMAWQVDVTLHHGDPLPRTPYDILPASVPGQGPGWYRGDLHLHSVHSDGQRTVDEIVTAARREGLHFIATSDHNTSSTGVTWRGNVPGDLLVVNAEEVTTRHGHWLAVGLPQGEWVDWRYGPANQGAFESQARRVHSLGGLTIAAHPLTPAAGSFWEFGLDRVDALEVWNGPWTLDDAANIAAWHVMLCLGKRVAAVGNSDAHSPSDAVGRPHNVVYASSLSTSAVLDALRQGRSYAVESAAVTLDFTARTGGAVAGPGQELPLSFFDAVDVTLNVTGAPDTIATLYTEWGIMAATCIDAGGKGQLRWRGWGKASMFARAEVRRLKPASTTLDQLVAITNPVWFYSAQLPPYDVERRVLFHTERRPDGSWSAMRPLPGPAGSGSGSGSGSGSFAGVQSAVAGMPDGSVVMLGIAPDNGLWLTAVRGSAAPQPWQRLAGPDSANGFTVREADIAAFPDGTCQIVATAMDGTTIWQQRRADGGLTGFRALPGLTAKSGWGATKVSIAAMPDGSAHLLSYGTDGAMYHCVRGRDGVWTAWGRMAGYGGAPAFSGPALAITGMPDGSAQVLAIGLDGMVYHQSRRTDGSWTGFRPPRGVSTATMGASAIGIAGTPDGSAQVVAVGLDGRLWHNVRLPDGSWTPFSQIPGPNGRDPFPAGQVRITALRDGSTHLAAISAG, from the coding sequence GTGCCGAGTGAACGTCCACCGAGCGATGCACCCGACCCCTGCCCCTCCCCCGGTTACGGCCCCGCCCCCGGCTCCGGCCCGCGTGTCGAGCGCCGGTCCCTGCTCCGATTAGGAGCCCTGCTGGCCGCGGGCGGAGCCGCCGCGCTGGTTCCCGCACCGATCGCGCACGCCGCGACAAGGGGGCAGGGCACCGACACCGTGACCACCACCTACCGCGGCCGCTCCCCCTACGGCAACGACCAGTGGGCGTACGTCCCCTTCGACGTCCCCGCCGGAGTCCAGCGGATCTCCGTCGCCACGACCCACGATGCGGCGGCCGGGATCCTGGACCTCGGCGTCTTCGGCCCGTCCGGCTTCCGCGGCTGGTCGGGCGGCGCACGGTCCGGTTTCACCCTGTCCGCGGCGGACGCCACTCCCGGCTACGTACCCGGGCCCGTCGAGCCCGGCGCCTGGTCCGTCATCCTGGGGCCGATGGTGGGCAGCACCGGCGGTATGGCATGGCAGGTCGACGTGACCTTGCACCACGGCGACCCGCTGCCCCGGACCCCGTACGACATCCTGCCCGCGTCGGTGCCGGGGCAGGGGCCCGGCTGGTACCGGGGCGACCTGCACCTGCACAGCGTCCACTCCGACGGGCAGCGCACGGTGGACGAGATCGTCACGGCCGCCCGCCGGGAAGGGCTGCACTTCATCGCCACCTCGGACCACAACACCAGCTCCACCGGCGTGACCTGGCGCGGCAACGTCCCGGGAGACCTGCTGGTCGTCAACGCCGAGGAGGTCACCACCCGCCACGGCCACTGGCTGGCCGTCGGCCTGCCGCAGGGCGAGTGGGTGGACTGGCGCTACGGCCCCGCGAACCAGGGGGCCTTCGAGAGTCAGGCCCGGCGCGTGCACAGCCTGGGCGGACTGACGATCGCCGCCCACCCGCTCACCCCGGCGGCGGGATCCTTCTGGGAATTCGGCCTCGACCGCGTGGACGCACTGGAGGTGTGGAACGGGCCGTGGACTCTGGACGACGCCGCCAACATCGCCGCCTGGCACGTCATGCTCTGCCTCGGCAAACGGGTCGCCGCCGTCGGCAACAGCGACGCGCACAGCCCCTCGGACGCCGTCGGCCGGCCCCACAACGTCGTCTACGCCTCCAGCCTGTCGACGTCGGCCGTACTGGACGCCCTCCGCCAGGGCCGTTCGTACGCGGTCGAATCCGCGGCCGTGACCCTGGACTTCACCGCCCGCACCGGCGGAGCGGTCGCGGGACCCGGCCAGGAACTGCCCCTGTCGTTCTTCGACGCCGTCGACGTGACCTTGAACGTGACGGGCGCCCCGGACACCATCGCCACCCTGTACACCGAGTGGGGCATCATGGCCGCCACCTGCATCGACGCCGGCGGCAAGGGGCAGCTGCGCTGGCGCGGCTGGGGCAAGGCCTCCATGTTCGCCCGGGCCGAGGTGCGCCGGCTCAAGCCCGCCTCCACCACGCTGGACCAACTGGTGGCCATCACCAACCCGGTGTGGTTCTACTCCGCCCAACTGCCCCCGTACGACGTCGAGCGGCGGGTGCTCTTCCACACCGAGCGCCGGCCCGACGGATCGTGGAGCGCAATGCGTCCGCTGCCGGGTCCCGCCGGATCCGGGTCCGGCTCCGGGTCCGGGTCCGGATCGTTCGCGGGGGTACAGAGCGCCGTGGCCGGTATGCCGGACGGCTCGGTCGTGATGCTGGGCATCGCGCCCGACAACGGCCTGTGGCTGACCGCCGTACGGGGTTCGGCCGCACCGCAGCCCTGGCAGCGCCTCGCGGGACCGGACAGCGCGAACGGATTCACCGTACGGGAGGCGGACATCGCGGCCTTCCCCGACGGCACCTGCCAGATCGTGGCGACGGCCATGGACGGCACCACGATCTGGCAGCAGCGCCGCGCCGACGGCGGGCTGACCGGGTTCCGGGCCCTGCCCGGCCTCACCGCGAAGAGCGGCTGGGGCGCCACGAAGGTGTCGATCGCCGCCATGCCCGACGGGTCGGCCCACCTGCTCAGTTACGGCACGGACGGTGCCATGTACCACTGTGTGCGCGGGCGGGACGGCGTATGGACGGCCTGGGGCCGCATGGCCGGTTACGGCGGTGCCCCCGCGTTCTCCGGTCCGGCCCTGGCGATCACCGGGATGCCCGACGGGTCCGCCCAGGTCCTCGCGATCGGGCTCGACGGGATGGTGTACCACCAGTCGCGGCGGACGGACGGCTCGTGGACCGGCTTCCGGCCCCCGCGCGGCGTCAGCACGGCGACCATGGGGGCCAGCGCCATCGGCATCGCCGGGACACCGGACGGCTCGGCCCAGGTCGTGGCGGTGGGGCTCGACGGACGGCTCTGGCACAACGTCCGGCTGCCGGACGGCTCCTGGACCCCCTTCTCGCAGATACCCGGCCCGAACGGGAGGGACCCCTTCCCCGCGGGGCAGGTCCGCATCACCGCCCTGCGTGACGGCTCCACGCACCTGGCGGCCATCAGCGCCGGTTAG
- a CDS encoding SDR family NAD(P)-dependent oxidoreductase, whose protein sequence is MDISGSNVLLTGATGGIGAALAARMTAQGARLTVTGRREEALKATADACGARTVVADLAVRSDVVHLAESCAEADILVANAALPASGDLLDYAEDQLDRALDVNLRAPVLLSRLLAEHMVARGRGHIVLVGSLSGKAATKSTSLYNATKFGLRGFALALRQELRGTGVGVSLVQPGFVRDAGMFAATGATPPNGIRTVTPGQVADGVVRAVRRDRCEVNVAPLELRLLSAIAGQFPGFAERVQARTDVDGSVRQIVEAQRSRR, encoded by the coding sequence GTGGACATATCCGGATCGAACGTTCTGCTCACCGGCGCCACCGGAGGCATCGGCGCCGCCCTGGCGGCGCGCATGACCGCGCAAGGTGCCCGCCTCACGGTCACCGGGCGGCGGGAGGAAGCCCTCAAGGCCACCGCCGACGCCTGTGGCGCCCGTACCGTGGTCGCCGATCTGGCCGTACGGTCCGACGTCGTACACCTCGCCGAGAGCTGCGCGGAGGCGGACATCCTCGTCGCGAACGCCGCCCTGCCCGCCAGCGGCGACCTGCTGGACTACGCCGAGGATCAGCTCGACCGCGCCCTCGACGTCAACCTTCGCGCGCCCGTCCTGCTGTCCCGGCTGCTCGCGGAGCACATGGTGGCCCGGGGCCGCGGCCACATCGTGCTGGTCGGCTCCCTCTCCGGCAAGGCGGCGACCAAGTCGACGTCCCTGTACAACGCGACGAAGTTCGGGCTGCGCGGATTCGCGCTCGCGCTGCGCCAGGAGCTCAGAGGTACGGGGGTGGGGGTTTCCCTGGTCCAGCCCGGCTTCGTCCGTGACGCCGGGATGTTCGCGGCCACCGGTGCCACCCCGCCGAACGGCATCAGGACCGTCACGCCCGGCCAGGTCGCCGACGGCGTCGTACGGGCCGTCCGCCGTGACCGGTGCGAGGTCAACGTCGCACCGCTGGAGCTGCGGCTGCTGAGCGCCATCGCCGGCCAGTTCCCCGGGTTCGCCGAGCGCGTCCAGGCGCGTACGGACGTCGACGGCTCCGTGCGACAGATCGTCGAGGCGCAGCGCTCACGCCGCTAG
- a CDS encoding TetR/AcrR family transcriptional regulator produces MSPASDTRQSIIDAVLRIIGQDGIAAVTNRRIAKEAGVSLGSVTYHFATQHELLRESLLHFVAEETRHFTALADECSDEHFDIGQAAEVVAQVAGGNAFDSRHIAPFELYVQAGRDERLRAAAAECFAAYDLLAARILTQLGVPDPERLAGVAVALVFGQQLRRLATGAPAEDLVDTLLILTKFAPTQTS; encoded by the coding sequence ATGTCCCCTGCTTCCGACACCCGCCAGAGCATCATCGACGCCGTACTGCGGATCATCGGGCAGGACGGCATCGCCGCCGTCACCAACCGTCGGATCGCGAAGGAGGCCGGAGTCTCGCTCGGTTCCGTCACCTACCACTTCGCGACCCAGCACGAGCTGCTGCGCGAGAGCCTGCTGCACTTCGTGGCCGAGGAGACCCGGCACTTCACGGCGCTCGCCGACGAATGCTCCGACGAGCACTTCGACATCGGGCAGGCCGCCGAGGTGGTGGCGCAAGTGGCGGGCGGCAATGCCTTCGACAGCCGCCACATCGCGCCGTTCGAGCTGTACGTCCAGGCCGGCCGCGACGAACGGCTGCGCGCCGCCGCGGCGGAGTGCTTCGCCGCCTACGATCTGCTGGCCGCCCGGATCCTGACCCAACTCGGGGTCCCGGATCCCGAACGCCTGGCCGGCGTGGCCGTCGCCCTGGTCTTCGGGCAGCAGTTGCGGCGCCTGGCGACCGGCGCCCCCGCCGAGGACCTCGTCGACACCCTGCTGATCCTCACGAAGTTCGCCCCGACGCAGACCTCGTAG
- a CDS encoding NUDIX hydrolase family protein, whose product MSDTTETTPGWLTSDELEMARAQMPILYVEAVPVRVDDTGEVTTIGLLLRIGADGAMSRALVSGRVMHHERIRDALLRHLEKDLGPVALPRIPASLQPFTVAEYFPTAGVTPYHDPRQHAVSLAYIVPVTGDCRPRQDALDLVWFSPQEALSAAVQGEMPGGHAALLKQALAHVGYTY is encoded by the coding sequence ATGTCCGACACGACTGAAACCACACCCGGCTGGCTGACCAGTGACGAACTGGAAATGGCCAGGGCCCAGATGCCGATCCTGTACGTCGAGGCCGTCCCCGTACGCGTGGACGACACCGGCGAAGTCACCACCATCGGACTGCTCCTGCGCATCGGCGCGGACGGGGCGATGAGCCGGGCCCTGGTGTCCGGCCGTGTCATGCACCACGAGCGGATCCGTGACGCGCTGCTCCGCCACCTGGAGAAGGACCTGGGTCCCGTGGCCCTGCCCCGCATTCCCGCGTCCCTCCAGCCCTTCACGGTCGCCGAATACTTCCCCACGGCCGGCGTCACCCCCTACCACGACCCTCGCCAGCACGCGGTGTCACTCGCCTACATCGTGCCGGTGACGGGCGATTGCCGCCCCCGGCAGGACGCCCTGGACCTGGTCTGGTTCAGCCCGCAGGAAGCCCTCTCGGCAGCCGTGCAGGGCGAGATGCCCGGCGGTCACGCGGCGCTGCTGAAGCAGGCTCTCGCGCACGTGGGTTACACGTACTGA
- a CDS encoding GNAT family N-acetyltransferase: MSTRPAAPLAGYGIRPARPAESGAVAALLARAFADDPVMAWMIPAAGRERGIARYFRLAQRQQRPRAGAVRVAATAEGRLLAAALWSGPGRWKPSAVQELAALPGYAGIFGLRGMPRAGEVQEAMHEAHPRVPHWYLPSVGTDRGLQGRGVGSALLVQQLADCDRLGQPAYLESSNVTNIPFYEKLGFRVTGEIRLPGGGPTLWPMWRDPSPER, translated from the coding sequence ATGAGCACACGCCCAGCAGCGCCGTTGGCCGGGTACGGGATCCGCCCGGCCCGGCCCGCCGAGTCCGGGGCGGTCGCCGCGCTCCTGGCCCGCGCCTTCGCCGACGACCCGGTCATGGCATGGATGATTCCCGCCGCCGGCCGGGAGCGCGGGATCGCCCGCTACTTCCGGCTGGCCCAGCGGCAGCAGCGGCCGCGCGCCGGCGCCGTCCGGGTCGCCGCGACGGCCGAAGGGCGGCTTCTGGCGGCCGCGCTGTGGTCGGGTCCCGGGCGCTGGAAGCCCTCCGCGGTACAGGAGTTGGCGGCACTTCCCGGGTACGCGGGCATCTTCGGCCTCCGTGGGATGCCGCGGGCCGGGGAGGTCCAGGAAGCCATGCACGAGGCCCACCCGCGGGTGCCGCACTGGTACCTGCCGTCCGTGGGGACGGACCGCGGGCTCCAGGGGAGGGGAGTCGGGTCCGCGCTGCTCGTCCAGCAGCTGGCCGACTGCGACCGGCTCGGGCAGCCCGCCTATCTGGAGTCCAGCAACGTCACCAACATCCCCTTCTACGAGAAGCTGGGCTTCCGCGTCACCGGGGAGATCCGGCTCCCGGGCGGCGGGCCGACCCTGTGGCCGATGTGGCGGGACCCGTCGCCCGAGCGCTGA
- the xdhC gene encoding xanthine dehydrogenase accessory protein XdhC → MTWIAAVTRLRARREPGVLVTVATVRGHAPRGAGAKLVVGQTETWGSIGGGNIEAVAIDRARQLNVEPDPEPELMEFALNDKVIGPHGVQCCGGAVSLLLEPLPVVQAVAVFGVGHVGLELARILARHNLDLHLIDTRSDMLTDERLGVLADAVAQIHVHHTPLLPEEVLTQLPPGAHVLIMTHDHAEDAALCDAALRTPGLGSIGLIGSAAKWVRFRKRLATEGGHDAATIDRIKTPIGMTEITGKEPATIAVSVAADLLRTFEQDHPGVAPDTAAEVTETPEVRVRSGIR, encoded by the coding sequence ATGACGTGGATCGCCGCGGTCACGCGGTTGCGAGCACGCCGGGAGCCCGGCGTGCTCGTGACCGTCGCGACCGTGCGCGGCCACGCGCCCCGTGGGGCCGGTGCCAAACTCGTTGTGGGACAGACCGAGACCTGGGGTTCGATCGGCGGCGGCAACATCGAGGCCGTCGCCATCGACCGGGCCCGACAGCTCAACGTCGAGCCCGATCCGGAGCCGGAACTGATGGAGTTCGCCCTCAACGACAAGGTCATCGGACCCCACGGTGTGCAGTGCTGCGGCGGCGCCGTCAGCCTGCTCCTGGAACCGCTGCCGGTGGTCCAGGCGGTGGCCGTCTTCGGCGTCGGGCACGTCGGACTGGAGCTGGCACGCATCCTGGCCCGCCACAACCTCGATCTGCACCTGATCGACACCCGCTCCGACATGCTCACCGACGAACGGCTCGGTGTGCTGGCGGACGCGGTGGCGCAGATCCACGTGCACCACACGCCGCTGCTTCCGGAGGAGGTGCTCACGCAGCTGCCGCCCGGCGCCCACGTCCTGATCATGACCCACGATCACGCCGAGGACGCCGCGCTGTGCGACGCCGCATTGCGCACGCCCGGTCTCGGCTCGATCGGATTGATCGGCTCGGCCGCCAAGTGGGTGCGGTTCCGCAAGCGCCTGGCCACCGAGGGCGGCCATGACGCGGCCACGATCGACCGGATCAAGACTCCGATCGGAATGACCGAGATCACCGGGAAGGAACCCGCCACGATCGCGGTGAGCGTCGCGGCGGACCTGCTCCGGACCTTCGAACAGGACCACCCGGGGGTGGCGCCGGACACGGCGGCCGAGGTGACCGAGACCCCCGAGGTCCGCGTACGTTCCGGTATCCGCTAG
- the xdhB gene encoding xanthine dehydrogenase molybdopterin binding subunit: MSHLSERPEKPVVGVSMPHESAVLHVTGTALYTDDLVYRTKDTLHAYPVQVMKTRGRITALRTEPALAVPGVVRVLTVADVPGVNDAGMKHDEPLFPDEVMFHGHAVAWVLGETLEAARLGAAAVEVELDELPSVITLKEAIAAESFHGARPLMVTGDIDAGFADSAHVFSGEFQFSDQEHFYLETHAALAYIDEAEQVFIQSSTQHPSETQEIVAHVLGLHSHEVTVQCLRMGGGFGGKEMQPHGFAAIAALGAKLTGRPVRVRLNRTQDLTMSGKRHGFHADWKIGFDADGRIQALDATLTADGGWSLDLSEPVCARALCHIDNTYWIPNARVAGRIAKTNKVSNTAFRGFGGPQGMLVIEDILGRVAPLLGLDPMELRKRNFYQPGLGQATPYGQPVPQAERIAAVWQQVEDNGGIADRKREIAAFNAAHPHTKRALAITGIKFGISFNLTAFNQAGALVLIYKDGSVLINHGGTEMGQGLHTKMLQVAATTLGIPLHKVRLAPTRTDKVPNTSATAASSGADLNGGAVKNACEQLRTRLLQVAASQLGSNASDVRIVDGVARTLGSDKELAWDDLVHTAYFQRVQLSASGYYRTEGLHWDAKSFRGSPFKYFSYGAAAAEVEVDGFTGAYRIRRVDIVHDVGDSLSPMIDIGQVEGGFVQGAGWLTLEDMRWDTSDGPNRGRLLTQAASTYKLPSFSEMPAEFNVTLMENATEEGAVYGSKAVGEPPLMLAFCVREALRQAAASFGPAGVSVELAAPATPEAVYWAIESVREKDDLPSGNGHVRNGSGIRTDSSALSNA; encoded by the coding sequence ATGAGCCATTTGTCCGAGCGTCCCGAGAAGCCGGTGGTCGGCGTCTCCATGCCGCACGAGAGTGCCGTGCTGCACGTCACCGGCACCGCGCTCTACACCGATGACCTGGTGTACCGCACCAAGGACACGCTGCACGCCTACCCGGTCCAGGTCATGAAGACCCGCGGCCGGATCACCGCGCTGCGTACCGAGCCGGCGCTCGCCGTGCCCGGCGTGGTCCGCGTACTGACCGTCGCCGACGTACCCGGCGTCAACGACGCCGGCATGAAGCACGACGAGCCGCTGTTCCCCGACGAGGTCATGTTCCACGGCCACGCGGTCGCCTGGGTGCTCGGTGAGACCCTGGAAGCGGCCCGGCTCGGTGCGGCGGCCGTCGAGGTGGAACTCGACGAACTGCCCTCCGTCATCACGCTGAAGGAAGCGATCGCGGCCGAGAGCTTCCACGGTGCCCGGCCCCTGATGGTGACCGGCGACATCGACGCCGGCTTCGCCGACTCCGCGCACGTGTTCTCCGGCGAGTTCCAGTTCTCCGACCAGGAGCACTTCTACCTGGAGACGCACGCCGCGCTGGCCTACATCGACGAGGCCGAGCAGGTGTTCATCCAGAGCAGCACCCAGCACCCCTCGGAGACCCAGGAGATCGTCGCGCACGTCCTCGGTCTGCACAGTCACGAGGTGACCGTGCAGTGCCTGCGGATGGGCGGCGGCTTCGGCGGCAAGGAGATGCAGCCGCACGGCTTCGCGGCCATCGCCGCGCTCGGCGCCAAGCTGACCGGCCGGCCGGTCCGGGTGCGGCTCAACCGCACCCAGGACCTGACCATGTCCGGCAAGCGGCACGGGTTCCACGCCGACTGGAAGATCGGCTTCGACGCCGATGGCCGCATCCAGGCCCTGGACGCCACGCTGACCGCGGACGGCGGCTGGAGCCTGGACCTGTCCGAGCCGGTGTGCGCCCGCGCGCTGTGCCACATCGACAACACCTACTGGATTCCCAACGCGCGGGTCGCCGGTCGCATCGCCAAGACCAACAAGGTCTCCAACACGGCCTTCCGCGGCTTCGGCGGACCGCAGGGCATGCTGGTGATCGAGGACATCCTGGGCCGGGTCGCGCCGCTGCTCGGCCTGGACCCGATGGAGCTGCGCAAGCGCAACTTCTACCAGCCGGGCCTCGGCCAGGCGACGCCGTACGGCCAGCCGGTCCCGCAGGCCGAACGGATCGCCGCCGTCTGGCAGCAGGTCGAGGACAACGGCGGCATCGCCGACCGCAAGCGCGAGATCGCGGCCTTCAACGCCGCGCACCCGCACACCAAGCGGGCGCTGGCGATCACCGGCATCAAGTTCGGCATCTCGTTCAACCTCACGGCCTTCAACCAGGCCGGCGCCCTCGTGCTGATCTACAAGGACGGCTCCGTCCTGATCAACCACGGCGGTACCGAGATGGGCCAGGGCCTGCACACCAAGATGCTGCAGGTGGCCGCGACCACGCTGGGCATCCCGCTGCACAAGGTGCGGCTGGCTCCCACGCGGACCGACAAGGTGCCCAACACCTCCGCCACGGCCGCCAGTTCCGGGGCGGATCTCAACGGTGGTGCGGTGAAGAACGCCTGCGAGCAGCTGCGTACGCGGCTGCTGCAGGTGGCCGCCAGCCAGCTGGGTTCGAACGCCTCGGACGTGCGCATCGTCGACGGTGTCGCCCGTACGCTGGGCAGCGACAAGGAGCTGGCCTGGGACGACCTCGTGCACACCGCGTACTTCCAGCGCGTTCAGCTGTCGGCGTCCGGTTACTACCGGACCGAGGGTCTGCACTGGGACGCGAAGTCCTTCCGGGGCTCCCCGTTCAAGTACTTCTCCTACGGCGCCGCCGCGGCGGAGGTGGAGGTGGACGGCTTCACCGGCGCGTACCGCATCCGCCGGGTGGACATCGTGCACGACGTCGGCGACAGCCTGTCCCCGATGATCGACATCGGCCAGGTCGAGGGCGGGTTCGTGCAGGGCGCGGGCTGGCTGACGCTTGAGGACATGCGCTGGGACACCAGTGACGGGCCGAACCGCGGCCGGCTGCTCACCCAGGCCGCGAGCACCTACAAGCTGCCGAGCTTCTCGGAGATGCCCGCGGAGTTCAACGTCACGCTGATGGAGAACGCCACCGAAGAGGGCGCGGTGTACGGGTCCAAGGCGGTCGGTGAGCCTCCGCTGATGCTGGCGTTCTGCGTGCGCGAAGCGCTGCGGCAGGCCGCCGCGTCGTTCGGGCCCGCCGGGGTCAGCGTGGAACTCGCCGCCCCCGCGACGCCGGAGGCGGTCTACTGGGCGATCGAATCGGTCCGCGAGAAGGACGACCTGCCCAGCGGCAACGGCCACGTCCGCAACGGCAGCGGGATCCGTACCGACTCAAGCGCTTTGAGCAATGCCTGA